A region of Fimbriimonadaceae bacterium DNA encodes the following proteins:
- the bepA_4 gene encoding Beta-barrel assembly-enhancing protease, translated as MIFRVGLSVALASGLSAAEAHDDWRDELPLLARKAVARIDQDTLDKGHQADINADIELGKKYAAEVEKEMKLSDNAAMVARLERIGNELAEIAKTTPVVVSWGDKRLNPFPYTFKVVKQNDVNAFSLPGGYIYFHEGLMSSVESDHELAGVLAHEISHAAFRHVATLRRESEKISLITVPLILIGIFSGGGGGAAAATLGGLLGQAVGSGWSVKAEQASDYGAIQYMLKSKYNPVGLLTFMERLATREALGPNVEWGIYRTHPPSPERATSIRHWLAQSNIPIRRSEVTTTYTTQVRSGDNQTAELWFGNQRLHVFAGEDAVKRAEAAVPRLNAFFDGVPAMFEISADGTVILGRGSELFDVEEIDAGTSGASVDTLVNNATRALKRAAFSLHQRASYGAI; from the coding sequence ATGATTTTTCGAGTGGGACTTTCGGTCGCCCTTGCAAGCGGGCTGTCGGCGGCTGAAGCCCACGATGATTGGCGGGACGAACTGCCTTTGCTGGCTCGAAAAGCCGTTGCCCGCATCGATCAGGACACCCTCGACAAGGGCCATCAGGCCGATATCAACGCCGACATCGAACTCGGTAAAAAGTACGCTGCCGAGGTCGAGAAGGAAATGAAGCTGAGCGATAACGCCGCCATGGTTGCGCGTTTGGAGCGCATCGGCAACGAGCTCGCCGAAATCGCCAAGACGACTCCTGTCGTTGTTTCCTGGGGCGACAAGCGCCTCAACCCCTTTCCGTACACGTTCAAGGTCGTGAAGCAGAATGATGTGAACGCGTTCTCCCTTCCCGGCGGCTACATTTACTTCCACGAGGGCCTCATGAGCAGTGTGGAATCCGACCACGAGCTTGCCGGCGTTCTTGCTCACGAGATATCGCATGCTGCCTTTCGGCATGTTGCCACCCTCCGCCGTGAATCGGAGAAGATCAGTCTGATAACGGTGCCGCTCATCTTGATCGGTATCTTCTCAGGCGGTGGCGGGGGTGCGGCGGCAGCGACCCTCGGCGGTCTGCTTGGGCAGGCGGTTGGCAGTGGCTGGAGCGTCAAGGCCGAACAGGCATCCGACTACGGCGCGATCCAGTACATGCTCAAGAGCAAGTACAACCCGGTGGGCCTCCTAACCTTCATGGAGCGGTTGGCGACTCGTGAGGCACTGGGCCCGAATGTGGAGTGGGGCATTTATCGCACCCACCCGCCGTCGCCCGAGCGGGCTACGTCGATTCGTCATTGGCTCGCCCAGTCGAACATCCCCATCCGGCGGAGTGAAGTTACGACGACCTATACCACCCAGGTGAGATCGGGCGATAACCAGACGGCTGAGCTCTGGTTCGGCAATCAGCGGCTTCATGTGTTTGCGGGTGAGGACGCGGTCAAACGAGCCGAGGCGGCGGTGCCGCGGCTAAACGCTTTCTTCGACGGCGTTCCTGCCATGTTCGAAATCTCCGCAGACGGCACGGTGATTCTCGGACGCGGATCCGAGCTGTTCGATGTGGAGGAAATCGACGCGGGAACGAGCGGCGCGTCTGTCGACACCTTGGTCAACAACGCGACAAGGGCGCTCAAGCGTGCGGCGTTCTCCCTCCATCAGCGCGCGTCCTATGGCGCGATCTAG
- the glgB gene encoding 1,4-alpha-glucan branching enzyme GlgB yields MKTLRFSLACLVLWLSLPAAAQPVLEGGNGQSINSWKIESIQPKDWQGELTATVTVTRGAADLYLRRGAAPTESQYDYKASTGIGVKSLKVTNTSSPPLTSDVWYVGVRSGRKTLYTLSKSVAAIKSEFAGNGANPFARGTSFRMWAPNASTANIAGQFNNWSATLSPMVAEGGGWWSVDYRNANPNQQYKFVLKNGNNTIWKNDPWARSLTSSVGNSVIFDHSAFTWTNDGFVTPNWNDLIIYEVHVGTLNDAPGGKPGTFQTAIQKLDYLQGMGINCVELMPVQEFPGDFSWGYNNSHPFSVESAYGGPANLKKFIDEANKRGIAVLLDLVHNHYGPSDLDLWRFDGWYQGQFGGIFFYNDDRAITPWGWTRPDFGRGEVRQYIRDNQMEWAEKYRVSGFRWDSCLAMRTTNWGDNPDGWSLLQWLNDELDASQPWKINIAEDLQNNSWLTRNVSIGGAGFDSQWSNYVHTVRAALISPNDGDRNMFSIRDAIRESFNGDPFERVIYTESHDENANGKQRVPSEIDPNDPDSYWAQKRSTLGAALTFTSPGIPMLFQGQEILEDGFFADSDPIDWNKLNTYSGINLLYKDLIALRRNLAGRSNGLRGANVNTHHVNNTNKVIAYHRWMNGGSGDDVVVVANFKNATFANYRVGLPRPGGWSVAFNSDWNGYSPLFGNLFSPNITADTQSYDGMSHSGTVNLAPYSVVILTKD; encoded by the coding sequence ATGAAAACATTGAGGTTTTCGCTTGCTTGCCTGGTCCTATGGCTCAGTCTGCCGGCCGCCGCCCAGCCGGTGCTGGAAGGTGGCAACGGCCAGTCGATCAACTCGTGGAAGATCGAGTCGATTCAGCCAAAGGACTGGCAGGGCGAGCTGACCGCAACAGTGACCGTAACGCGAGGCGCAGCCGACCTTTACCTGCGGCGCGGCGCCGCACCGACCGAGTCCCAGTACGATTACAAGGCAAGCACTGGAATTGGCGTCAAGTCGCTCAAGGTCACGAACACGTCCAGCCCACCGTTAACCAGCGACGTCTGGTATGTGGGTGTCCGCTCCGGCAGGAAGACCCTTTACACCCTGTCGAAGTCGGTTGCCGCCATCAAGTCGGAGTTTGCCGGCAACGGGGCGAATCCCTTTGCTCGGGGAACGAGTTTCCGCATGTGGGCGCCCAACGCCTCCACGGCCAACATAGCCGGACAGTTCAACAATTGGAGCGCGACTCTCTCGCCGATGGTGGCGGAAGGCGGTGGTTGGTGGTCGGTCGACTACCGCAACGCCAACCCGAACCAGCAGTACAAGTTCGTCCTCAAGAATGGCAACAACACGATCTGGAAGAACGACCCTTGGGCGCGAAGTCTCACCAGCTCGGTGGGCAACTCGGTCATCTTCGACCACAGCGCCTTTACCTGGACCAATGACGGCTTCGTTACCCCGAATTGGAACGACCTGATCATTTACGAAGTCCACGTCGGCACCCTGAACGATGCACCAGGGGGAAAGCCGGGCACTTTCCAGACCGCGATCCAGAAACTCGATTACCTGCAAGGCATGGGAATCAATTGCGTGGAGCTCATGCCCGTGCAGGAGTTCCCCGGCGACTTCTCATGGGGCTACAACAACTCGCACCCCTTCTCGGTGGAATCGGCCTATGGCGGGCCAGCCAATCTCAAGAAATTCATCGATGAGGCGAACAAGCGAGGAATCGCGGTTCTGCTCGATCTCGTGCACAACCACTATGGTCCAAGCGACCTTGACCTGTGGCGCTTCGACGGATGGTACCAAGGCCAGTTCGGCGGGATCTTCTTCTACAACGACGACCGCGCGATCACCCCTTGGGGTTGGACACGGCCCGATTTCGGGCGCGGCGAGGTTAGGCAATACATCCGCGACAACCAGATGGAGTGGGCCGAGAAGTACCGTGTGAGCGGTTTTCGGTGGGACTCCTGCCTCGCGATGCGAACGACTAACTGGGGCGACAATCCCGATGGCTGGAGCCTTCTCCAATGGCTCAACGACGAGCTGGACGCGAGCCAGCCCTGGAAGATCAACATCGCCGAAGACCTGCAGAACAACTCGTGGCTCACGCGGAACGTCTCGATCGGAGGGGCCGGATTCGACAGCCAGTGGTCCAACTATGTCCACACGGTCCGCGCCGCCCTCATCTCGCCCAATGACGGCGATCGCAACATGTTCTCCATTCGCGACGCCATTCGAGAGAGCTTCAACGGTGATCCGTTCGAGCGGGTCATCTACACGGAATCCCACGACGAGAACGCCAACGGAAAGCAGCGTGTACCCAGCGAGATTGATCCCAACGACCCCGACAGCTACTGGGCGCAAAAGCGCTCGACCCTGGGCGCCGCCCTGACCTTCACCTCGCCTGGTATTCCGATGCTCTTCCAGGGCCAGGAGATTCTCGAGGACGGATTCTTTGCCGACTCCGACCCGATCGACTGGAACAAGTTGAACACCTACTCCGGCATCAACCTGCTTTACAAGGACCTGATCGCCCTGCGCCGCAACCTCGCCGGTCGTTCGAACGGCCTACGCGGCGCAAACGTCAACACCCATCACGTGAACAACACGAACAAGGTGATTGCCTATCACCGCTGGATGAATGGCGGGTCCGGTGACGATGTCGTCGTGGTCGCCAACTTCAAGAATGCGACGTTCGCGAACTATCGGGTGGGTCTTCCAAGGCCCGGAGGTTGGTCGGTTGCGTTCAATAGCGACTGGAACGGCTATAGTCCGCTTTTCGGGAACCTGTTCTCGCCCAACATCACCGCCGATACCCAGTCGTACGACGGCATGAGCCACAGTGGAACGGTAAACCTCGCGCCCTACTCGGTTGTGATCCTGACCAAGGACTAG
- a CDS encoding putative phosphoribosyl transferase has product MLIYDSSVGETELFRNRVEAGQKLAGLLWRHQNENCIVYGLPRGGAIVAAEVARALHAPLDLLLARKVSHPDMREYAIGAVSEDGEVVLNGREVEKIPESYLNAEIGSRREEANDQREKYLSEFLPLSAAGKVAIVVDDGIATGYTVMAAISMLKKRNPAKIIVATPVGSPDVSERLADYADEVVVPHQPADFFAIGNYYEDFSPPSDSTIIELLRETREPLGEP; this is encoded by the coding sequence GTGTTGATTTATGATAGTAGCGTGGGTGAGACCGAGCTCTTCAGGAACCGCGTCGAGGCCGGGCAAAAGCTGGCCGGCCTCCTGTGGCGCCACCAGAATGAGAACTGCATCGTCTACGGCCTCCCTCGCGGGGGTGCCATCGTGGCCGCCGAGGTGGCGCGCGCTCTTCACGCGCCGCTGGACCTCTTGTTAGCCCGGAAGGTTAGCCATCCCGACATGCGGGAGTACGCGATCGGCGCCGTCAGCGAGGATGGGGAGGTCGTTTTGAACGGCCGGGAAGTCGAGAAGATCCCGGAGTCCTACCTTAATGCGGAAATCGGAAGTCGCCGCGAGGAAGCGAACGATCAACGGGAGAAATACCTGAGCGAGTTTTTGCCCTTGTCGGCGGCGGGCAAGGTTGCCATTGTCGTCGATGATGGGATTGCCACCGGCTATACGGTCATGGCCGCGATCTCCATGCTGAAGAAGCGCAATCCGGCGAAGATTATTGTCGCGACCCCGGTAGGCTCCCCAGACGTAAGTGAGCGCCTGGCCGACTATGCCGACGAGGTGGTCGTACCACACCAGCCCGCCGACTTCTTTGCCATTGGCAACTACTACGAGGACTTCTCCCCACCCAGCGACAGCACCATCATCGAGCTGCTGCGGGAAACCCGTGAGCCGCTTGGCGAACCATAG
- the cysK_1 gene encoding Cysteine synthase encodes MNVLNAIGRTSLVPLRHIVPGNGAQVLLKLEWENPTGSMKDRMAKAVIARAEADGRLRRHGTVVEYTGGSTGASLALVCAAKGYRLRIVTSDAFALEKRLQMEALGAELVIVASEGGLTTRKLILDMIEVARSISAEPNTYWTNQLENHDSIAGYFELGEEIWEQTSGEVDAFVHCVGTAASSRGVATVLKHRNPNARVVCVEPAESAVLAGGEPGPHKIEGVGVGYVPPLYEPSLVDSVVGVTTENAKEMARRLAREEGIFAGTSTGANVVAALAVAESIVPGSKVVTLAADSGLKYLNTDVYTR; translated from the coding sequence ATGAACGTGCTAAACGCGATCGGGAGGACTTCACTCGTCCCATTGCGCCACATTGTGCCGGGGAACGGCGCGCAAGTGCTGCTGAAGCTCGAATGGGAAAACCCGACGGGGAGCATGAAGGATCGGATGGCTAAGGCAGTTATAGCTCGCGCGGAGGCAGATGGTCGGCTACGTCGGCACGGAACCGTTGTGGAATACACCGGGGGCAGTACGGGTGCCTCCCTCGCGCTGGTTTGCGCGGCCAAGGGTTATCGCCTTCGTATCGTTACGTCAGACGCCTTTGCCCTCGAGAAGAGGCTTCAAATGGAGGCGTTAGGGGCCGAACTGGTCATCGTTGCGAGCGAAGGTGGCTTGACCACCAGAAAGCTCATCCTCGACATGATCGAAGTTGCCCGTTCGATCAGCGCCGAGCCAAACACTTACTGGACCAACCAACTGGAAAATCACGACTCGATCGCGGGATATTTTGAGCTAGGGGAAGAGATTTGGGAGCAAACTTCCGGTGAGGTCGACGCGTTCGTTCACTGCGTCGGTACGGCAGCGTCATCGCGGGGTGTCGCGACGGTGTTGAAGCATAGAAACCCGAACGCTCGCGTGGTCTGTGTGGAACCGGCCGAATCGGCGGTGCTAGCCGGTGGTGAACCTGGCCCCCACAAGATCGAGGGAGTGGGAGTGGGCTACGTGCCGCCGCTCTATGAACCTTCCCTCGTGGATTCCGTTGTTGGTGTCACAACGGAGAACGCCAAAGAAATGGCAAGAAGGTTGGCCAGGGAGGAGGGCATTTTCGCAGGAACCTCCACCGGAGCCAACGTTGTGGCCGCGCTAGCGGTAGCTGAATCGATCGTCCCTGGGTCGAAGGTGGTAACTTTGGCGGCCGATTCGGGCCTCAAGTACTTGAACACGGACGTTTACACCCGTTGA